A single window of Watersipora subatra chromosome 9, tzWatSuba1.1, whole genome shotgun sequence DNA harbors:
- the LOC137404294 gene encoding zinc finger CCHC domain-containing protein 10-like, whose product MAMPPKLLVSSLKTSATVQCQKCQEKGHWTYECTNERKYLYRPSRTKEMKKDLKRRQLEKVVSAKKAAQRASKRTVAGKLKKDSSESSGSSDSSSDSSDSSGSDSDSASSSSSSSDSGTGSSDSSSSTSDSSSSSEEETPKKKRKRKD is encoded by the exons ATGGCGATGCCTCCGAAGCTTCTCGTATCGAG TCTGAAGACGAGTGCAACGGTTCAGTGTCAAAAGTGCCAGGAAAAAGGCCATTGGACGTATGAGTGCACCAATGAGAGGAAGTACCTTTATCGGCCCTCCAGAACCAAAGAGATGAAAAAAGACCTGAAACGGCGTCAGTTGGAGAAAGTTGTTTCAGCCAA GAAGGCTGCACAACGTGCATCAAAACGGACTGTGGCAGGCAAACTTAAAAAAGATTCAAG CGAGAGCAGTGGCAGCAGTGACTCGTCAAGTGACTCCTCCGACAGCTCGGGGAGTGATTCTGACAGCGCCAGCAGTTCAAGCTCGTCCAGTGACTCTGGAACTGGCAGCTCTGACAGTAGCAGTTCTACTTCTGACAGCAGCAGTTCAAGCGAGGAGGAAACTCCAAAAAAgaagagaaaaagaaaagattag